A part of Solicola gregarius genomic DNA contains:
- a CDS encoding epoxide hydrolase family protein gives MPRLTSEVQAFVAHASDADLDDLRARLAAARLPEAETVYRAAPDPRRWDQGVPLTDLVDVVDYWRTEYNWRSFEKRLDRIGQFRTTIDGLGIHFLHRRSPRADATPLILTHGWPGSIAEFIDVVDELADPRTADAPAFHVVVPSLPGFGYSDKPATTGWGIEKIAAAWVELMGRLGYQKFAAHGGDWGGNVTTVLGGRFPAHVLGIHTTFALAPTGLTTEGLTAAERERTEETSDFWRHHRAYAKQQATRPQTIGYSLVDSPVGLLAWLLDKFAEWSDTDDSPFETISRDRILDDVTLYWLTRTGASAARIYYESPNSLDPELRVDVPSAITMYPRDIESRTPRAWAQERYRQIVRWTSPESGGHFPSLEVPAYFVKDLQAGLAAVLAADR, from the coding sequence TCGCGCCGCGCCGGACCCTCGCCGATGGGACCAGGGCGTTCCCCTCACCGACCTCGTCGACGTCGTGGACTACTGGCGTACCGAGTACAACTGGCGGTCGTTCGAAAAGCGCCTTGACCGAATCGGCCAGTTCCGCACGACCATTGACGGTCTGGGAATCCACTTCCTGCACCGCCGATCCCCGCGCGCAGACGCCACTCCGCTGATCTTGACGCACGGCTGGCCGGGCAGCATTGCTGAGTTCATCGATGTCGTGGACGAGCTGGCAGATCCGAGAACTGCCGACGCGCCGGCGTTCCACGTCGTGGTCCCGTCGCTACCGGGATTCGGTTACAGCGACAAGCCCGCCACCACCGGGTGGGGAATCGAGAAGATCGCGGCCGCATGGGTGGAACTGATGGGGAGGCTCGGCTACCAGAAGTTCGCGGCACACGGCGGTGACTGGGGAGGCAACGTCACCACCGTCCTCGGCGGCAGATTCCCGGCGCACGTTCTCGGCATCCACACGACGTTCGCCCTGGCACCGACCGGGTTGACCACGGAAGGGCTGACGGCGGCCGAGCGCGAACGGACCGAGGAAACCAGCGACTTCTGGCGCCACCACCGGGCGTACGCGAAGCAGCAGGCGACCCGACCGCAGACCATCGGCTACTCGCTCGTCGACTCACCGGTCGGGCTTCTTGCCTGGCTCCTCGACAAGTTCGCCGAGTGGTCGGACACCGACGACAGCCCGTTCGAGACGATTTCCAGAGACAGGATTCTCGACGACGTCACCCTGTACTGGCTGACGCGGACCGGCGCATCCGCGGCCCGCATCTACTACGAAAGCCCCAACTCGCTCGACCCTGAGCTTCGGGTCGACGTCCCGTCGGCAATCACCATGTATCCCCGCGACATCGAGTCGCGCACCCCGCGCGCATGGGCACAGGAGCGGTACCGACAGATCGTCCGATGGACGTCGCCCGAAAGCGGAGGGCACTTCCCGTCGCTGGAGGTTCCCGCGTACTTCGTCAAGGATCTACAAGCTGGCCTCGCGGCGGTGCTGGCGGCCGATCGGTGA